The sequence below is a genomic window from Thioclava nitratireducens.
TTTCGCTGGGGTCTAAGCCCCGGAGGCGATCCGGCGGTGACTCCTTTGCGCGCCGTCGTCGCGGCGGTGTGCAGTTGGGTCTGTATCGGGGTCTCCGCCCAACCCGGATTGCCCGAGCAGATCGCGTCGGCCCATTCCGAAGATCCGTTTGGTCGCTATCAGCTCTCAGTGTAGCCGCGCGATCGAGCGGTCGACCATTGCCTGCGTGATCAGGTTGGTGTCGCCGCTGCGTCGGAACCAGCGCATGTTGCTGCGTCCGATCCCTTCCACGATCGTTCCCGCCGGCAGCGAGACATCGGGCGCCAGCAGCGTATCGGTCAAGTGGCAGTCAGGCGACACCGATCCTTTCGCCGTCAGCGCAGAGCGCCGACCGACCCCGATGACGCCCGGAGGCACATCGAGATGCAGGCAGCTCAGCGGCGGACTGCCGCGCGTCGTGGTTCCCTGCGGTGCCGCGAAATCGAGAAGCGCGGAGCGATAATCGTCGAGCGTGTCGATATCTCGCCAATAGGCTTCGCGGCCGTTGTCGCCGCGTGGCAGGCGGTAGGCTTGCAGGGCCTTCTCGCGCAGTGCGATTTCCAGCAGATCGGCCCCGATCGAAATGTCGAAACGTCCCAGCGCCAGTTTCGGCAATTCCTCGCGGAGCCACGCGGTCTTGAACAGGTAAATGCCGGTGGCGACCAGGCTTCGCCCTGAACTGCCGTCGATCTCGGCAGGCGAACTCGGGCGGTGGGTGAGCGCGCTGACATGGCCATCTTGCGCGACCTCAAGCACCGAGTGATGCTCCGCGTCCGAAGACGCGAGGGTCGCGGCGACCAGTGTCGCGGGCGCATCGCTCAGGCGGTGGCGCTGGATGAACGGACGCAGATCGATGTCGCAAATCTGATCGGCAGGCATCACCAGAATGTCGTTAACGCCTTCGCGCTCCAGTAGGTTCAGATTGGCGAGAAGCGCATGGGCCGTGCCGCGATAGCCGCCGCGCGAAAGCCGCGTCGCGTCGCGGATCAGCAGCCCGTCGGGGAAGCTGTCCGCCCATCGGGCGTGCAGGTGCCGGATCAACGGCGCGGGCCGGTACTGGGTGGCGATGATGGCGCGCGTGAACCCTGCGGCGTGCAACGAGGCAAGGGTGAAATCCACCAGTCGCAGGCCGCCAGCGCCAAAGGGCAGGGCAGGCTTGCACATGTTCTCGGTCAGCTCGTAGAGACGCTTCCCGCGCCCGCCGGCCAAGACCACTGGAAGACAACCGTTCAATAAATTGGGCCGTTTTTGAGTCAGCATCAGAGCTCCTCCCCGTGACGCTGCGACATTCAAAAGTTTAACGCTTTTCATGAATAAAAGCCACAAATCGGGGCCGCGGTTCCCGGTTTTCCGCCGCTTCGCGGTAAGATTTTCGCGCAAGTTTTTTTACTATTTCGAGCGGTGCCCGATAACCCTTTGAGTCTAGGGGGAGGTCTCGCGCGATGTGTCAAAAGCCGGTCGGATCGATCCCGCCGGTCGGTCAGCCGGGTGGCGGAAAGCGGAGGGTC
It includes:
- a CDS encoding sugar phosphate nucleotidyltransferase, whose product is MLTQKRPNLLNGCLPVVLAGGRGKRLYELTENMCKPALPFGAGGLRLVDFTLASLHAAGFTRAIIATQYRPAPLIRHLHARWADSFPDGLLIRDATRLSRGGYRGTAHALLANLNLLEREGVNDILVMPADQICDIDLRPFIQRHRLSDAPATLVAATLASSDAEHHSVLEVAQDGHVSALTHRPSSPAEIDGSSGRSLVATGIYLFKTAWLREELPKLALGRFDISIGADLLEIALREKALQAYRLPRGDNGREAYWRDIDTLDDYRSALLDFAAPQGTTTRGSPPLSCLHLDVPPGVIGVGRRSALTAKGSVSPDCHLTDTLLAPDVSLPAGTIVEGIGRSNMRWFRRSGDTNLITQAMVDRSIARLH